The Ahaetulla prasina isolate Xishuangbanna chromosome 4, ASM2864084v1, whole genome shotgun sequence genome has a window encoding:
- the LOC131197871 gene encoding olfactory receptor 6X1-like — protein MDLNNCTRVTEFVLLGFPHISGLNITLFIVILLLYVLSLSGNGFIIIVVRVNRQLQKPMYFFLSNLSFLEIWYTTVLVPKMLTNLLSSKTTICFYCCMAQSYFHFLLGITEFYILTVMSFDCYLAICQPLRYPTIMTAGVCFQLALTAWFGGFCTILLQTVLVVRLPFCHSNVVDHFYCDIGPVLKISGGGALGFLISVAVILTSLLLNVISYTFIISTILRIPSASGGRKAFSTCASHLTVLSILYGAVLFIYLRPSAARSSFNFNKAVSMLNTVIAPVLNPFIYTIRNDDVKTALRKVLRSLEGKWASSPL, from the exons ATGGATCTGAACAATTGTACCCGAGTGACTGAATTCGTCCTTCTTGGCTTTCCGCACATCTCTGGATTGAACATCACTTTGTTTATCGTCATCCTCCTGCTCTACGTTTTGTCCCTCTCGGGTAATGGTTTTATCATTATCGTTGTAAGAGTCAATCGTCAACTCCAGAAGCCCATGTACTTCTTCCTTAGCAACCTCTCTTTCCTTGAGATATGGTACACCACCGTTTTAGTCCCCAAAATGTTGACCAATCTGCTGTCATCCAAGACCACCATCTGCTTCTACTGCTGCATGGCGCAATCCTATTTCCACTTTCTCTTGGGCATCACGGAATTTTACATCCTCACGGTCATGTCGTTCGACTGCTATTTGGCCATCTGCCAGCCCTTAAGATACCCCACCATCATGACTGCAGGTGTTTGCTTCCAGCTCGCCCTGACTGCCTGGTTCGGGGGCTTCTGCACCATCCTTCTCCAGACCGTGTTGGTGGTGAGACTGCCTTTCTGCCATTCCAACGTGGTCGACCATTTTTATTGTGACATTGGGCCCGTGTTGAaaatctcggggggggggg CCCTGGGCTTTCTGATTTCGGTAGCTGTCATCTTGACTTCCTTGCTCCTGAATGTGATTTCTTACACCTTCATCATTTCCACTATTCTCCGCATCCCGTCGGCCAGCGGAGGGCGGAAGGCTTTCTCCACGTGCGCCTCCCATCTGACCGTGCTCAGCATCTTGTACGGGGCTGTCCTTTTCATCTATCTGAGGCCGTCCGCGGCACGTTCCTCGTTCAACTTCaacaaagccgtctccatgctgaaCACCGTCATCGCCCCTGTGCTCAACCCTTTCATCTACACCATCAGAAACGACGATGTCAAAACAGCGTTGAGGAAGGTGTTGCGGTCGTTGGAGGGCAAATGGGCTTCTTCTCCATTGTGA